A portion of the Edaphobacter lichenicola genome contains these proteins:
- a CDS encoding GNAT family N-acetyltransferase: MIPIQKIQLPAPGIEQLQTEAREEGYDFIETLIDEWATGVNRFEAPGEILYGHLDQGLLVAVGGLTIDPFSANPDTGRIRRVYVRSAWRNKGIGRALVSALVAYAGKNFRSVRLRAENADAARLYESMGFVPLDNPAATHILLFKKRPAQVDGHPADQ; the protein is encoded by the coding sequence ATGATTCCGATCCAGAAGATACAACTACCCGCTCCGGGAATAGAACAACTCCAAACAGAAGCCCGAGAAGAAGGTTACGACTTCATCGAAACCCTGATCGACGAATGGGCCACTGGAGTAAATCGCTTCGAAGCACCCGGCGAAATTCTCTACGGCCACCTCGATCAAGGCCTTCTCGTCGCAGTAGGTGGACTCACGATCGACCCATTCAGCGCCAATCCCGACACAGGCCGCATCCGGCGGGTGTATGTCCGATCTGCATGGCGCAACAAAGGAATCGGCAGAGCACTAGTCTCTGCCCTCGTCGCATATGCGGGAAAGAACTTCCGTAGCGTACGCCTCCGCGCCGAAAACGCAGACGCAGCACGCCTCTACGAAAGCATGGGCTTCGTCCCTCTCGACAACCCTGCCGCGACCCACATCCTTCTTTTCAAAAAAAGACCGGCTCAAGTAGATGGACATCCCGCCGACCAATAG
- the ftsZ gene encoding cell division protein FtsZ, whose translation MSNLPDVPNDLRIHYHDEIPHGARIKVIGVGGGGNNAVNRMIAANVVGVEFIAANTDVQALQVSNAPVKLQLGVKLTSGLGAGANPDVGRRAALEDSDKIIEALEGADMVFVTAGLGGGTGTGAAPVIASLASEMGALTVAVVTRPFAFEGKRRMQQAERGMQELLESVDTVIVIPNEKLLAVAKDAGFFESFRIADDVLRQGVQGISDIITIPGVINRDFADVKTTMAGMGYAVMGTGVRSGANRAVEAAMAAMASPLLEAGAIDGARGILINITGSSSLKLSEVNEASSIIQNAAHEDANIIFGAVQDESMGDEVKITVIATGFKHQEMPQRRERMLAEATLPTVRYDVPIQPRVVSSRPTASRFASEMEPEAVGFGHEVEAPAAMVEPVAQAELIPVPASVFDDDFFRPASARVEPPAEIDRRENGFPQGARENTHFSSAGRLQHEDVHSIGEEVAVGDGLIRGQAPGASAVAATNAAEPDELDIPAFLRRGN comes from the coding sequence ATGTCCAATTTGCCTGACGTGCCCAACGATCTCCGCATTCACTATCACGATGAGATACCGCATGGCGCGAGGATCAAGGTCATTGGCGTCGGTGGGGGCGGCAATAATGCCGTGAATCGCATGATTGCGGCGAACGTAGTCGGCGTGGAGTTTATTGCGGCGAATACGGATGTGCAGGCGCTGCAGGTGTCGAATGCGCCAGTGAAGCTGCAGCTTGGCGTGAAGCTGACGAGCGGGCTGGGCGCGGGCGCGAACCCGGATGTGGGGCGGCGGGCGGCGCTTGAGGATTCGGACAAGATTATTGAGGCGCTCGAGGGCGCTGACATGGTGTTCGTGACTGCTGGGCTGGGTGGTGGAACGGGGACTGGTGCCGCTCCTGTGATTGCGAGCCTGGCGAGCGAGATGGGGGCACTGACGGTTGCTGTGGTAACGCGGCCGTTCGCGTTTGAAGGCAAGCGACGAATGCAGCAGGCTGAACGCGGGATGCAGGAGTTGTTGGAGTCGGTTGATACCGTGATTGTGATTCCGAACGAGAAGCTGCTTGCGGTGGCCAAGGATGCGGGATTTTTTGAGAGCTTCCGGATTGCGGACGATGTGTTGCGGCAGGGAGTGCAGGGGATCTCGGACATCATTACGATTCCTGGCGTGATCAATCGCGACTTTGCCGACGTGAAGACGACGATGGCGGGGATGGGCTATGCGGTGATGGGGACCGGTGTGCGTTCGGGCGCGAATCGCGCTGTTGAGGCGGCGATGGCCGCGATGGCTTCACCGCTGCTGGAGGCGGGAGCGATCGATGGGGCGCGGGGAATTCTGATCAACATTACGGGGTCGAGCAGTCTGAAGCTGAGTGAGGTGAATGAGGCTTCGAGCATTATTCAAAATGCGGCGCACGAGGATGCGAACATTATCTTTGGTGCGGTGCAGGATGAGTCGATGGGCGACGAGGTGAAGATTACCGTTATTGCTACGGGGTTCAAGCATCAGGAGATGCCGCAGCGGCGGGAGCGCATGCTGGCGGAGGCGACGCTGCCTACGGTGCGGTATGACGTGCCGATTCAGCCGCGGGTTGTGAGTTCTCGGCCGACTGCTTCGCGGTTTGCGAGTGAGATGGAGCCGGAGGCGGTTGGGTTTGGGCATGAGGTGGAGGCGCCTGCGGCGATGGTCGAACCGGTTGCTCAGGCTGAGTTGATTCCGGTGCCTGCTTCAGTGTTTGATGATGATTTCTTCCGACCTGCCTCGGCGCGGGTTGAGCCTCCGGCTGAGATCGACCGGAGAGAAAATGGATTCCCACAGGGGGCGAGGGAGAATACCCACTTTTCCTCGGCGGGGCGCCTCCAACACGAGGACGTTCACAGCATCGGGGAAGAGGTTGCGGTTGGAGATGGCTTGATTCGGGGGCAAGCTCCTGGCGCCAGTGCAGTGGCGGCCACGAACGCTGCGGAGCCCGATGAGCTTGATATTCCAGCGTTTCTGCGACGGGGAAACTGA
- a CDS encoding SRPBCC family protein, whose product MVIEGSVMEAGLLEVCLTRRVAASPDVVFAAWIDPKQLAKWWGPKGFTNPVCKVDARIGGAMMIDMRSPDGVVYPMTGRFVTIDRPHRLVFVTAAIDDCGKPMFEVLNSVIFNAARGGTEISLVARVIKTTSAAPQYLAGMSQGWCQSLDRLTEFVAEL is encoded by the coding sequence ATGGTCATTGAAGGGAGCGTGATGGAAGCGGGGCTGCTTGAAGTATGTCTGACGCGACGAGTCGCAGCCTCGCCGGATGTGGTGTTTGCGGCATGGATCGACCCGAAACAGCTGGCGAAGTGGTGGGGGCCAAAGGGCTTCACGAATCCGGTGTGCAAGGTAGATGCTCGAATCGGTGGGGCGATGATGATCGACATGCGGTCGCCGGATGGAGTTGTGTATCCGATGACGGGGCGGTTTGTGACGATTGACCGGCCACATCGGCTGGTTTTTGTGACGGCGGCGATCGATGATTGTGGAAAGCCGATGTTCGAGGTGCTGAATTCCGTGATCTTTAACGCGGCGCGTGGCGGAACGGAGATCTCGCTGGTTGCAAGGGTGATCAAAACTACGAGTGCTGCGCCGCAGTACCTTGCGGGAATGTCGCAGGGTTGGTGTCAGAGTCTGGATCGGCTGACGGAGTTTGTGGCTGAGTTGTAG
- a CDS encoding alpha/beta fold hydrolase: MERCAFSRDGLRFSYLDAGGRGRPLVALHAHVMEATTFAPLAKLLAPEWRVIALDQRGHGHSDHAPSYTRTDYLLDLEALFDHLHLNDAVLLGNSLGGINAYQFAARHPEMIRGLIIEDIGVVITDEPSFVLAWEGTFPTREALAECIGPRFAPYLEDSFRKTPTGWKLAFEPKEIVASGKCTNGDHWHDWLSTDCPALLLRGRDSRVTTQAECEQMTSRRPNTRLAELDGSHILHYENPTAFADVVKKFLRAL; the protein is encoded by the coding sequence ATGGAACGTTGCGCCTTCTCCCGCGACGGCCTGCGATTCTCCTACCTAGACGCCGGAGGCCGCGGCCGTCCACTCGTCGCTCTCCATGCGCACGTCATGGAGGCGACCACCTTTGCGCCCCTGGCCAAACTCCTCGCGCCCGAGTGGCGAGTCATCGCCCTCGACCAGCGAGGCCATGGACACTCCGACCACGCCCCCAGCTACACCCGCACCGACTACCTTCTCGACCTCGAAGCTCTCTTCGATCATCTGCACCTGAACGACGCAGTTCTTCTCGGCAACTCCCTCGGCGGCATCAACGCCTATCAGTTCGCCGCGCGCCATCCAGAGATGATCCGTGGCCTCATCATCGAAGACATCGGCGTAGTCATCACCGACGAGCCTTCCTTCGTACTCGCCTGGGAAGGAACGTTCCCCACGCGCGAGGCTCTTGCCGAGTGCATCGGCCCTCGATTCGCGCCGTACCTCGAAGACTCCTTCCGCAAAACCCCCACCGGCTGGAAGCTCGCCTTTGAACCAAAAGAGATCGTAGCCTCGGGCAAATGCACCAACGGCGATCACTGGCACGATTGGCTCTCCACCGACTGCCCCGCTCTGCTTCTTCGCGGACGCGACAGCAGAGTCACAACTCAAGCAGAGTGCGAACAGATGACCTCACGCAGGCCAAACACGCGTCTCGCAGAACTCGACGGCAGCCACATCCTTCACTACGAAAACCCCACCGCCTTTGCCGACGTAGTCAAAAAGTTTCTCCGGGCACTCTGA
- a CDS encoding flavin monoamine oxidase family protein → MSLTRRVFIQRIAQIGGYSAAFASMQALGLMPAVGQSPLPQLPSDFGKGKKIIILGGGIAGMTAAYELRKAGFDCTILEARNRPGGRNWTVRDGTKVEFTDGTIQNCDWQDGGYLNAGPARIPSIHTHILGYCQELGVRLEVEVNSSRSALMQSPKLNHGDPVQQRQVVHDTRGYLAELLSKAINKHTLDDELSKEESARLLEFLQNFGDLKDGRYTGTQRAGFITGPGAGPVNPVLHKPLNFSELLAADMTTGEFYDEQIDWQATMFQPVGGMDRIAYGFAKSLGDMIHYECPVTEITTSSQSVTVAYTKSGTPQTITADFCICTLPLPILAKTKNNFSPEAQQAFTGMPMVPLYKIAWQSPRFWEKENNIYGGISFLKDKVDLVWYPTDKLFSPTGVLVAGFNSEQKIVGGIQGTTTGELSTFGALPTIEAKFEASRQAVELLHPGRSHLLTKPIYVAWAKIPYSLGCLANNFVSSSASAYAQLEKPEGKTYFAGDYLSHLVAWQEGAVLSAHHAIERIAKQIRS, encoded by the coding sequence ATGAGCCTGACCCGACGTGTCTTTATTCAGCGCATCGCACAGATTGGCGGATACTCCGCCGCATTCGCGTCCATGCAAGCCCTCGGCCTCATGCCAGCCGTCGGCCAGTCCCCTCTTCCGCAGCTTCCCTCCGACTTCGGCAAAGGCAAAAAGATCATCATCCTCGGTGGAGGCATCGCCGGCATGACCGCCGCCTATGAACTCCGCAAAGCTGGCTTCGACTGCACGATCCTCGAAGCCCGCAACCGCCCCGGCGGACGCAATTGGACCGTCCGCGACGGAACCAAAGTCGAATTCACCGACGGCACCATTCAAAACTGCGACTGGCAGGACGGCGGCTACCTCAACGCAGGCCCCGCGCGCATCCCCTCCATCCACACCCACATCCTCGGCTACTGTCAGGAGCTCGGCGTTCGACTCGAAGTTGAAGTCAACAGCTCCCGTTCCGCCCTCATGCAGTCTCCCAAACTCAACCACGGCGACCCCGTCCAGCAGCGCCAGGTCGTTCATGACACGCGCGGCTATCTCGCTGAACTCCTCTCAAAAGCCATCAACAAGCACACCCTCGACGACGAGCTCTCCAAAGAAGAATCTGCCCGCCTCCTCGAATTCCTTCAGAACTTCGGCGACCTCAAAGATGGACGTTACACCGGCACCCAACGCGCAGGTTTCATCACAGGTCCTGGCGCAGGCCCCGTCAACCCCGTTCTGCACAAGCCGCTCAACTTCTCCGAACTCCTCGCCGCCGACATGACCACAGGCGAGTTCTACGATGAACAGATCGACTGGCAGGCCACCATGTTCCAGCCCGTCGGCGGCATGGACCGCATCGCCTACGGCTTCGCAAAATCTCTCGGCGACATGATCCATTACGAGTGTCCCGTCACCGAGATCACCACCTCCAGCCAAAGCGTCACCGTCGCCTACACTAAATCCGGCACACCCCAAACCATCACCGCCGACTTCTGCATCTGCACCCTGCCCCTACCAATCCTCGCCAAAACCAAAAACAACTTCTCCCCAGAAGCACAGCAGGCATTCACAGGCATGCCCATGGTCCCGCTCTATAAAATCGCCTGGCAATCGCCACGCTTCTGGGAGAAAGAGAACAACATCTACGGCGGCATCTCCTTCCTCAAAGACAAGGTCGACCTCGTCTGGTATCCCACCGACAAACTCTTCTCCCCCACTGGCGTCCTGGTCGCCGGCTTCAACTCTGAGCAGAAGATCGTAGGCGGCATACAGGGCACAACGACCGGCGAGCTCTCTACCTTCGGCGCGCTCCCCACCATCGAAGCAAAGTTCGAAGCCTCCCGTCAGGCCGTAGAGCTCCTTCACCCAGGCCGCTCCCACCTGCTCACCAAACCGATCTACGTCGCATGGGCCAAGATCCCATATTCACTCGGCTGCCTCGCAAACAACTTCGTTTCCAGCAGCGCCTCGGCCTACGCACAGCTTGAAAAACCCGAGGGCAAAACTTACTTCGCCGGCGACTACCTCTCTCACCTGGTCGCATGGCAAGAGGGAGCAGTCCTCTCCGCCCATCACGCCATCGAGCGCATCGCCAAACAAATCCGCAGCTAG